A section of the Gloeobacter violaceus PCC 7421 genome encodes:
- a CDS encoding sucrose-phosphate phosphatase, with protein sequence MANLPFLFVSDLDDTLVGSLPEDREALRVLNAVLAEPEVTVIYATGRSPASALTLIAEAELLIPDALVTSVGTAIYYSEDPDRPDHRWWELLKDGWQTEAIEAVAGLFPELWPQPSAEQGPFKRSYFLDPAHAYRIAELEAQLLKAQLRTRVVYSSFRDLDILPAKGNKGSAVRYLQERWNFDSRNTVVCGDSGNDQSLFETGNLGIAVGNARSELVAWMTGQPKLPIYAAKGRCAEGIAEGLRHWQLI encoded by the coding sequence ATGGCGAACCTGCCTTTTTTGTTCGTCAGCGATCTCGACGACACCCTGGTCGGTTCGCTTCCCGAGGACCGCGAGGCGCTGCGGGTGCTCAACGCGGTCCTCGCCGAACCCGAGGTCACAGTGATCTATGCCACCGGACGCTCGCCTGCTTCGGCTTTGACCCTGATTGCCGAGGCCGAATTGTTGATTCCCGATGCCCTGGTGACTAGTGTCGGGACGGCCATCTACTATTCAGAAGATCCCGACAGGCCGGATCATCGGTGGTGGGAGCTTCTGAAGGACGGATGGCAAACGGAGGCAATCGAAGCTGTCGCCGGGCTTTTCCCGGAACTGTGGCCCCAGCCTTCGGCTGAGCAAGGCCCGTTCAAGCGCAGTTATTTTCTCGATCCCGCCCACGCTTACCGCATCGCCGAACTCGAAGCACAGTTACTAAAGGCGCAGTTGCGAACGCGCGTGGTCTACTCCAGTTTTCGCGATCTTGACATCCTGCCCGCCAAGGGCAACAAGGGATCAGCGGTGCGCTACTTGCAGGAGCGCTGGAACTTCGACAGTCGAAATACAGTGGTCTGCGGCGATTCCGGCAACGATCAAAGCCTCTTTGAGACGGGCAACCTGGGAATCGCCGTCGGCAATGCCCGTAGCGAGCTGGTCGCGTGGATGACGGGGCAGCCGAAGCTGCCTATCTACGCTGCGAAGGGCCGCTGTGCTGAAGGCATCGCCGAAGGATTGCGCCACTGGCAGCTTATCTAA
- the rpmB gene encoding 50S ribosomal protein L28, with amino-acid sequence MSRKCMLTGKKANNAYSVSFSHRRNKRLQMANLQWKRIWDDQQGCFVRLKLSTKAIKTLEHRSLHALAKEAGLDLSKYVVK; translated from the coding sequence ATGTCGCGCAAGTGCATGCTCACCGGCAAAAAAGCCAACAACGCCTACAGCGTTTCTTTTTCCCACCGCCGCAACAAGCGTTTGCAGATGGCCAACTTGCAATGGAAGCGGATCTGGGACGATCAGCAGGGTTGCTTCGTGCGCTTGAAGCTCTCGACCAAAGCGATCAAGACCCTTGAGCACCGCAGCCTGCACGCTTTGGCCAAAGAAGCGGGTCTGGATCTAAGCAAATACGTTGTGAAATAA